Part of the Acidobacteriota bacterium genome, GTACGAACGCATGCCGAGCACGCCGGTGATATGGTGCGGAGGAATGCCCGCACCTACCGAAGCCCCGCCGGCCGTCGGGTTTGACGATGTGACATACGGATATGTCCCATGATCTACGTCAAGCAGCGTCGCCGTACTTCGAGAAGTATCTTCTTGTTCGCTTACGGCTTCGGCAAGGAAGTGCGAGGTTTCGCAGACGAACGGCCTGAGCCTTTCAACGAGCGGCGTGATCTCGTCGAGAATCTCGTCAGCCCTGAGCGGCTGATTGCCGAAAGGACGATAATGCGGTTGGCTTCTTCGAGATGCGTTCGACTCGAAGTTTCAGCAGTTCGGGCGACATCGCATCGGCGACACGGATGCCGCGGCGGCCCGCTTTGTCCTCGTAAGCCGGCCCGATCCCTCGAAGCGTCGTCCCGATCTTTTCATTGCCGAGGCGTTCTTCGGATGTGTGGTCCAATGCACGGTGATAAGGCATTGCGAGGTGCGCACGGCCCGAGACTTTCAGCCTTTCGGGTGTTACCTCGATGCCCTGCTCGCCGATCTGATCGACCTCTTCGAAAAATGCCTTCGGGTCAATGACCATGCCGTTGCCAAGCACACGTTTTGTCTGGGTGGATGATGCCCGAAGGCAGCAGCCGTAGCACGAACGCCTTATCGCCGACATAGACGCTGTGCCCCGCATTGTGTCCGCCCTGATACCGCGAAACGATGTCAAAGCGATCTGCGAGCAGATCGACGACCTTTCCTTTTCCCTCGTCGCCCCACTGGGCACCGATTATCACAATGATCATATTTGCAGCAGCCCAGACCTCGGTCAGGGCGAAATCATTCTCTCCAAAACCTTTGAACGCGTACGCCTTTTAGGGATCACCCCCTCATTCTACCAAACACGTTCGTCGTCCGCGAGGAGACTGTACACATCGAAGTCGTGAAGCCTGCCGTTGCGATACTCGGATTGGCGCAACCGGCCTTCCCGTAGAAATCCAAGCCGCTCTGGGATCGCGGCACTTCTAGTGTTCTCGGCCAGCAACGGATCTCGATGCGATTTAGCTTCAATTCTTCAAATGCATATTCGATCAAAAGAGCAGTGGATCTCGTAATGATACCTTGACCTTCCTCAGCCTTGTCGATCCAGTACCCGATCTCGCTTTGCGTGAATTCCAGTCAAACTGTACAAACCCGACAGCACCGATCAATTTGTCTTTTCGAAAGATACCAAAGCTCAATGCCTTACGTGCCAAGACTGCATCTTTTGCGTTCTGAATAAACTCACGTGCCGATTCTATCGAATAGTCCGGTGTCATCCAGTGCATGAAATCCCGCAAATGTTGGCGGTTGCTGTCGACCAGACCGAACATTTGATCAACGTCGGTCTCTTCCAGGCGACGTAGTGTGATCTCGTGATCGACCACGAGTAAATTGATCAGCTCAGCGTCCATGAATATAGTTCGACATATTTACGGGCCGCGTTCTCCCATGAATTATCGATCGCCATGCCGTTTCGTTGGATGCGGAGACGCGATTCGGGATCGGCGTAGGCGAAGAGGGCTTCGTAGATGCTTTCGGCAAATGCCTGAGCGTTGTAAGGGCCGAACTTGAAGCCGTTGCCGGTCGAATGGACGGCGTCCCAATTTTGGACCGTATCGTCAAGGCCGCCGACGGCACGAACGACGGGTATCGTGCCGTAACGCAGGCTGTACATCTGGTTGAGGCCGCATGGCTCGAATTTGGACGGCATCATGAAGAGGTCGGCTCCGGCCTCGATCAAATGGGCAAGCGGTTCGCTGTATCCGCGATAGACACCGACCTGATGCGGAGCGTGATCACGCAGACGCTGCCAGAAATCTTCGTACTGCTTTTCGCCTGAACCGAGCGAGATGATATACGCACCGGCAGCAAGTATCTCGCCGGCGGCCTGCATCATCAGATCGATACCCTTTTGTGCGGTGAGGCGGGTGATATTGGCAAAGATCGGGCGTTCGAGATCGACAGGCAGCGAAAAGCGTTCGAGCAGGACGCGTTTGCATACAAGCTTGCCGCTGAGGTCGTCGATACTGTAATTTGCCGGGGCTCGGCGTCGGTCGCGGGATCCCAGACCTCGTAATCGACGCCGTTGGTGATGCCGATCAGCCTCGATGCACGCTGCCGGGTAAGCCAATCGAGGCCATAACCATTCTCAGGCGTCTGTATCTCTTGGGCATAGCGGCGGGAAACGGTCGAGAGCGTATCAGAAACCGCGAGGCCGGCCTTCATCGCCGAAGCGTAACCGTTAAATGCGAAAGCGTTGCGTGCGAGGTCGCTGCTAAAGCCGAACTTAAAAAGCTCTTCGGAACTGAAGCCGCCCTGGTAAGCCATATTGTGGATCGAAAAGACCGTCCGCGTGTTTCGCCAAAGGGATCGTGCCGTCTCGCCGAAGCAAGCTCGACAGCCGCGAATCCGCAATGCCAGTCGTTCAAATGGACTATATCGGGCGGTGTGCCGAGGCGTTTGAGCAGGACAGGCGCGGCGTGGTTAAAAAACGCGAAACGCTCGTGATCCTCCCGAAAACCGTAGATCGAATCGCGGTGAAACAGCGACGGAGCGTCGATCAGGAACGTCGGTGAACCATTCGCTTCGCTGTGAAACGCCTTGGCGGGATAAATTCCACCTTTCCAGTCGACCGCCAGATCATCGAACGCAGTGTTCCAGAGATGTTCGCCTTTCGTCTGCCAGTAACAGGGCGTGATGAGCACCGAATCGATGCCTACGGCTTTCAACGCTTTGGGCAATGCACCCGCAACGTCGCCAAGACCGCCGGTCTTTGAATAAGGAACCGCCTCGGCAGATATGACCGCTACACGCATACGAATTTCGAACCGAAAATTGAAAATGGAGAACCCGGACGTACCGCATTCTCCGTTTCGTTGACCTGGCCCGCAAGATCAGGAAGGCCATAATGACGCGGCAGGCCACTAGGTCTGCATTGACGCGAGGAACTCGGCGTTGGTCTTCGTCTTGCTTAGGCGTTCCAGAACCACTTCCATCTGCTCGACCGGCGAAAGCGGATTGAGAACCCGACGCATGACCCAAATGCGGTTGAGATCCTCTTTGCTCAAGAGCAGTTCTTCCCTACGCGTACCCGAACGCTGGAGGTCGATCGACGGGAAGAGACGCTTGTCGGACAAACGGCGGTCAAGATGGATCTCAGAGTTGCCCGTACCCTTGAACTCTTCAAAGATCACGTCGTCCATACGCGAGCCGGTATCGATCAGGGCCGTTGCGATGATCGTCAGCGAACCGCCTTCTTCGATATTGCGGGCCGCTCCGAAGAAACGCTTGGGACGCTGAAGGGCGTTGGAATCGATACCGCCTGAAAGGATCTTGCCGGATGGCGGGACAACAGCGTTATGGGCACGTGCGAGACGCGTAATCGAATCGAGAAGGATGACGACATCGCGTTTATGTTCGACAAGACGCTTGGCCTTTTCGATCACCATATCTGCAACCTGGACGTGACGCGTCGGCGGTTCGTCAAAGGTCGACGAGATGACCTCGCCTCTGACCGAACGCTGCATGTCGGTGACCTCTTCCGGTCGCTCGTCGATAAGGAGAACGATCAGCGTGACCTCAGGATGATTCTCGGTTATCGAATTCGCAATTGTCTGAAGCAGAACTGTCTTACCCGTACGCGGAGGTGCAACGATCAGGGCACGCTGGCCTTTACCAATAGGCGTGACGAGATCGATCACTCTGGCCGAAATATTCTCCGGACCGACCTCCATCTTCAACTGCTCATCAGGATAAAGCGGTGTGAGGTTGTCGAAAAAGATCTTTTCACGCGATGTTTCGGGAGCTTCGAAATTGATCGCCTCGACCTTGATCAATGCAAAATACCTCTCGCCTTCTTTTGGCGGACGTATCTGGCCAGAGACCGTATCGCCGGTTCGAAGATCGAACTTGCGGATCTGCGAGGGGCTTACATAGATGTCGTCAGGGCCCGGGAGGTAGTTATACTCAGGGCGACGAAGAAATCCGAAGCCGTCGGGCAGCGTTTCAAGGACACCTTCCGAAAAGATCAGCCCGCTTTTTCTCGGTTTGAGCAGCGAGCAGCTTGAAGATCAACTCTTGCTTTCGCAGGCCGGTCGCTCCTTCGATGCCCATTTCTTTGGCGATATGGGTGAGTTCGCTGATCGACATGTCCTTTAGATCGGCAAGGTTCAGAAGGTCGCCATTAGCATTGTTGTTGCTGTTCGACGCCTTTGAGCTGTTTTGATCGACTGGTTTCTTCGGTCGATTTGACCGATTCAGACTCGGTCGATTCTTCGTCCGGCCTTTCCGGTTTCGACCTGCGGGATGTGGTGGTTTTGGTTGCCATTTTTGTTTCCGTTTTGTGTCGGAGTAACGTTGTTGAGTTCCAACGCTTTGTAGTTTCAAACTAAATCAAACCGGAATGCCATTCGAAATGATTTGAAAATCAAACGCGGAGAAATTCGTATGGATATGTATGTAGTATTGCAACAGAAATGAGCGACGCGCTCTTCCGTCAACCCTCGAGTTTTAGGGAATACCTATTTATTACTACATTAACAGCAAGAAAGCAACTCTTTTTTTAACTTTTTACGGACGAATCGATCTCTGACCAAAGTGCCTCGCGGCCCTTACCTGAGACAGCTGAGAACCCGATCACCTCAGGCCCTGGCATCTTCGCCTTTATGATCTGCAGTTGCTTCGCGAATTGATTATTCGACAGCTTATCGGCCTTTGTCGCTACGACCAGGTATGGCGTTTCGCGATGCATCAGCCATTCGTAGAGCTGCAGGTCAAGCTGCGTCGGATCGTGTCGCGAATCGACCAACTGGATACAGAGAGCGAGGTTTTCGCGTTCGGAGAGGTAGTCCTCTGCCATCTTGCCCCAGTCGGAACGCATTGTTTTCGAAACGCGCGCAAAACCATATCCGGGAAGGTCGACGAAATAGAACGATCCGTTGACCAAAAAGAAATTGATGCTTTGGGTCCGGCCGGGCGTATTGGATGTCCTTGCAAGCCCTTTTCGCTGCAATAGCGAATTAAGGAGCGACGACTTTCCAACGTTAGACCGTCCAAGAAATGCGATCTCTGGAAGTCCGTCATCCGTCCAGTGGCTGCGTTCGAAGGCACTTTTGACAAATTCGGCTGAGGCTATTTTCATTCCCGATCAAGCTTACTCTACATTCGTGAAATATCTGCCGGGTTCTTATCTACTTCCCAAACCGGTGCCGCAGTAATGACTGTTTCGGATGTCGTCGGTTCAAGTGCATACCGGAGTACTTCGTCGACGGTATCGACAGTGTGGATCGTAAGGTCTTCGCGAACCTCTTCTGGAACGTCTGCAAGATCCTTTTCATTCTCTTTAGATAGGATCAGCGTCTTGGCTGAATCGATGGGCCGCGAGCAGCTTTTCTTTCACACCGCCGATCGGGAGCACCTTACCGCGAAGCGTGATCTCTCCCGTCATCGCAACATCGTGGCGCGCTTTGGTACGTGTCAGCGCCGAGACCATCGCCGTCGCGATCGTGATGCCGGCACTAGGGCCGTCCTTCGGGATCGCACCCTCCGGAACGTGGATGTGTAGATCTTTTTCGCGAAAATCGTTCGGGTTGATCCCAAGTTCCTCGGCCCTCGAACGAACACACGTCAGAGCAGCACGTGCAGATTCCTGCATCACCTCGCCGAGTTTACCGGTTAGAGTAACCTCGCCTTTACCGGCAACAAGCGTCGCCTCGACCTGGAGAACATCGCCGCCTACCTCGGTCCAGGCGAGTCCGTTCACGAGCCCGATCTCGCTCTTTCGGGCAATGTCCTGTTTGCGGAAACGGATGGTCCCGAGCAGTTCGCGAACTTTTTCGGCGTCGATGACGACCTTAAAATCGTCCTTAGTGTCAGAGACGACATATTTCCTCGCGATCTTTCGAAGACAAGAACCGATCTCACGTTCGAGATTTCGAACTCCGGCCTCACGTGTGTAATGACGTATCGTTTCCAGGATGCCGTCATCAGTAAATTTTACCTTTTCAGGATCGATACCCGTATTCTCGCACTGCTTGGAGATCAAATGGCGTTTTGCGATCTCAAGTTTTTCACGCTCGGTGTACCCCGATAGGTTGAGTATCTCAAGACGGTCTTGCAAAGCGGGTGGAATGGTGTGCAAAACATTCGCTGTGGCTATGAAGAACACGTTCGAGAGGTCGTAGTCGACATCAAGGTAATGATCACGAAATGTGTTGTTCTGTTCCGGATCGAGGACCTCCAACAGTGCTGCACTCGGATCTCCGCGGAAATCGCGGCCTAGCTTGTCAACCTCGTCTAGCAGGATCACCGGGTTAACCGTTCCCGCACGCTTCATCAGCTGAACTATCTGGCCAGGTAATGCACCAATGTACGTCCGACGATGTCCGCGGATCTCGGCCTCGTCATGAACGCCTCCCAAGTGCGAGTCTCATGAACTTTCGTCCGGTCGCATTTGCGATCGATTTTCCGAGCGACGTCTTTCCGACGCCCGGAACCCCAACAAAACACAGGATCGTTCCTTTCGGGTTGTTCACAAGCTGACGAACGGCGAGAAATTCCAAGATCCGTTCTTTGATCTTCTCAAGACCGTAGTGATCCTCGTTCAGCGTCTTCTCGGCCTGTATCAGATCGTCGATCTCATCAGATCTCGTTTGCCAGGGCACGTTTATCAGCCAATCAAGGTACGTCCGCGAGACCGTACTTTCGGCCGACATCGGCGGCATAGCTTCAAGTCGTGCGAATTCCTGCAGGGCCTTATCACGTGCCTCTTCGGTCATGCCAGCATCTTCGATCTTTTTCTTTAGATCTTCGAGTTCGGCTTTTTCGTCCTTTCGGCCGAGTTCCTTGTGGATCGCTTTGATCTTCTCGTTGAGGTAGTACTCACGCTGATGTTTGTCCATCTGCTTTTCGTTCGCGAATGGATCGTGCGATCTAGCTGACGTTTCTCGATCTCGGCCTCAAGAATGTCGATCAGTTTCTGAAGGCGCCGACACCGAGAACGTCTCGAGCAGTTCCTGTTTCTCTTCGACCCCGATGCGGAGATGTGAAGACATCGCGTCGGCGATTTGTGCTGCCGAAATTCCTCGCAGCGATGCGTGTAAAGCGTCGGTGTAAGCATCGGGCGAAACACGCAGAAACTGCTCAACCAATGTATGGATCTTCTGCAGCAGTCCGTCGGTCCTGAATCCCGATTCATCGGTCGATTGTATCTTTCGGACATGGGCAAAGAACATACCCTCGGAATCCTGCTCGACCCTGACCGATTGACCTCGTTCGCGACCCTCTACAACGACTTTGATCTGACCATTTTCCTGTCGCTGAGCCTGGAGTATTCTGCCAAGCGTCCCGACCGGATAGATCTGGTCGGCCTGCGGTTCGTCGATCGTCGCATCGTGTTGGGTCGCGAGAAAATATCACGCTCGCCCGTCATTGCTTCTTCAAGAGCTTTCACGCTGCTTGGTCGCCCTATTTTGAAAGCAACCTTGGTATAAGGGAAAAATAACTACGTCACGAATCGGAACCATCGGATGAGCTTGATGTCCGAGGGCATTTGGTCGGTGAATTCCTGCATACAAAATCGGAATATCTGAGTGTACGGTTGATCTCGGGCGAATAACTTTGCAATACCTCTATTTACGCAAAATCCAAAAAGAATTGCAATAAAAGTGGTCGCGGTTAAGCATCGGAATTCCGGTGTTCGCTCAAGTAAAATACGATTCGGACAAATTTTCTTTTTTCGAGCGAATTGTTGAAGCACAGATCCTACAAGGTGGGTCGGATCTCACGGGTTTCAACGATCGCACATCTACTCAAAGCAGTTAAAAAAATGAGGCGGCAAATTGCCGCCTCCGAGTGTGGGACTTCAATATTGCGCAACAAAAGCATCAAGATGGGCCGAGGAGTTCGAGCCTGTCTTCTGCAGCATATGCTACCGATCGTCCTTTGTAGTTAAGAAGGTTCACTTTTTTCAATCCTCTTTTCCCCGCGAAATCGAGAACCTTCTTTAGAAATTCTTTTGTGCGTCCTCGTTAAGGCCATCCCACGACGGTTCGATCACGCAGTAAAGCGTCTCATTTGTCGCCCGTGCCATCCGCAGGTGTTGTTTGAGCTCGGTGGCGGAGATATCAATGTCTTTCGCGACCACCGCATTGGCCTGGCTTCCCGC contains:
- a CDS encoding adenylosuccinate synthetase, with translation MLDEITPLVERLRPFVCETSHFLAEAVSEQEDTSRSTATLLDVDHGTYPYVTSSNPTAGGASVGAGIPPHHITGVLGMRSYICDTRVG
- a CDS encoding adenylosuccinate synthetase; this encodes MLGNGMVIDPKAFFEEVDQIGEQGIEVTPERLKVSGRAHLAMPYHRALDHTSEERLGNEKIGTTLRGIGPAYEDKAGRRGIRVADAMSPELLKLRVERISKKPTALSSFRQSAAQG
- a CDS encoding adenylosuccinate synthetase, with translation MIIVIIGAQWGDEGKGKVVDLLADRFDIVSRYQGGHNAGHSVYVGDKAFVLRLLPSGIIHPDKTCAWQRHGH
- a CDS encoding GNAT family N-acetyltransferase, translating into MEFTQSEIGYWIDKAEEGQGIITRSTALLIEYAFEELKLNRIEIRCWPRTLEVPRSQSGLDFYGKAGCANPSIATAGFTTSMCTVSSRTTNVFGRMRG
- a CDS encoding GNAT family N-acetyltransferase, whose translation is MDAELINLLVVDHEITLRRLEETDVDQMFGLVDSNRQHLRDFMHWMTPDYSIESAREFIQNAKDAVLARKALSFGIFRKDKLIGAVGFVQFDWNSRKARSGTGSTRLRKVKVSLRDPLLF
- a CDS encoding glycosyltransferase encodes the protein MAYPAACIEADRHHQRRRLRGLGSRDRRRAPANYSIDDLSGKLVCKRVLLERFSLPVDLERPIFANITRLTAQKGIDLMMQAAGEILAAGAYIISLGSGEKQYEDFWQRLRDHAPHQVGVYRGYSEPLAHLIEAGADLFMMPSKFEPCGLNQMYSLRYGTIPVVRAVGGLDDTVQNWDAVHSTGNGFKFGPYNAQAFAESIYEALFAYADPESRLRIQRNGMAIDNSWENAARKYVELYSWTLS
- a CDS encoding glycogen/starch synthase, with translation MRVAVISAEAVPYSKTGGLGDVAGALPKALKAVGIDSVLITPCYWQTKGEHLWNTAFDDLAVDWKGGIYPAKAFHSEANGSPTFLIDAPSLFHRDSIYGFREDHERFAFFNHAAPVLLKRLGTPPDIVHLNDWHCGFAAVELASARRHDPFGETRGRSFRSTIWLTRAASVPKSFLSSALAATSHATLSHLTVTLRR
- a CDS encoding YihA family ribosome biogenesis GTP-binding protein, with the translated sequence MKIASAEFVKSAFERSHWTDDGLPEIAFLGRSNVGKSSLLNSLLQRKGLARTSNTPGRTQSINFFLVNGSFYFVDLPGYGFARVSKTMRSDWGKMAEDYLSERENLALCIQLVDSRHDPTQLDLQLYEWLMHRETPYLVVATKADKLSNNQFAKQLQIIKAKMPGPEVIGFSAVSGKGREALWSEIDSSVKS